The following nucleotide sequence is from Primulina tabacum isolate GXHZ01 chromosome 2, ASM2559414v2, whole genome shotgun sequence.
AATGTTTATACACTTGGGAACCTCGAAGTAACTTAGATATTCACTTTATCACgatgagtaagtctcttgtaaaacggtctcacgaatttttatctgcgagacgggtcaaccctaccgatattcacaataaaatataatactcttagcataaaaagtaatactttttcattgatgacccaaataagagacccgtctcacaaaatacgacctgtgagaccgtctcacacaagtttttgtctatcaCAATTATATGCTAACAGTACTTGATTGTAAAAATAGAAACGTACGGCAATAATATCTTGTTTTTACTTCTTTTGTAACACTGATTTTCTTCGAATTAAAATTTTCTCCTCTTTCTAAAGCCacttattaatatattttattatctatATTTATTAGATAAATTTTCGTGTTCGGGACGTGACAAATAAAGCATGCGACTTTAATCACAAGAAAAATGAGAGTAACAATGTCAAATATCGTTTGACTCGACCCAAAGCTTTCTCGTAAAACCACACAAAGTTTTTTTCCTATTTAAGTGAAAGAAAGAGTAATAAATGCCAAGTTATTGAACACCATATTTCCCTAAACTTGCTATCTGGAAATGAGCTCTCGGACTTTGAAACGTTGTGTCAATGGAAGTTTGCAACATATAATGTACGTATGAACGAATTTATTGCTATGTATAAATATAGTCTTTCCATATATGTTACGTTTACAATTCAATTCCAAATTTCATTCACATATTTCTCCAAAAATATTAATGTCAACGGGAAAAATTAAAGTTTCAGTTCTTTGGACCACTTAACGTTTAAGATTTCACCAAATGTGCCTAGATTTCCATCGTAACTGATGTGATCTCGCtgaaatgggtgagccgggttaggagctccaacggatcaaatcaacaatttatagtgtttgagaattttgagtgaagataatggctgtgatagcacctgcaaacaatgaaaagaactcgtgaatgggcaccggaggggtgtccggcgtgaccattccgatgctaaagtcagcaggttttcagatgaacacaagcaatatttgagagaaaatatgtaagtgctttaGAGTTCAAAGATATCAGAATCATtaaatacctgctatttatagtagaaaatggtGTAGATACCTCGATTCTCGTGCCAGCTACTAAGTATGGTAAGTCGGTTGCCCATACTAgtttctgatgacttctaggacactccaagtGCAAGTagttctgacagattagacggcctgtatcaatcatactcgagtgtggtgcaattctagAGGTGGTCCGGGTAGTAGGTTACCCGGGTACTTGTATGAGAGCTCGGGCTATGATGACTGCCCGGGAAGAGGAGAAGTGCCCGGTGTATTGACTCCGATTCGGGCGGTCCAATTAATATCCCAGGTCATTCATGACCCGGTTCCTTATGGAGGTATCAGTAACGTTCTACATCCTTGGTCTTAACAAAATATGCGAACTTCCGAGGAATTCCCTGCTATGATAAGATAATATAATAGTTATTATCTATAAGAAGGTGTTAAAAGATTGATATTTGAACTTAAATCGATATCAACAGCTAGCTTAATAGAGAAAAGATTGTCCAAGTTTAAATATGCATTCTCAATGATTTTATTCAAACGATATGTGATAACTAACAACCTCTTCGTGTCTAAAAATAAACATCAGAGTAACCCAAGTATGGACAGTCTAATACTTAACGGTGTAACCCGAGCTTTAATATCGTGTTGAAATCATGATTTTTATCTAATTCAACCCAAAAACTAGTTAAATGAGATATTATTGTCTAAGTTTATATATGTAAATCTCATATATTTATCTAACCGATACATGACAGCTATCATAAGATAATACTCTCTTTGTTTTCcgtaaaaaatcaaatttttaaaaattgacaAATTTATGTGTTCTATGAAGTCTTATTGGAAATATAAATAAATGGCAGTTATATGTTGCTATCATCTCATGTTTTAAGAAGCTGTGCGTGAAATTATTGTGCAACGAACTGTTGACTCAATTAATTAGTTTTAGGAAGCTTTTTGACTGAGCTTTACGAAAATTTTGATTggatttttatttatgtttttaaattaaattcattTGACTTTTtcagaaatattttattaaatgtaaTCTCATgtcatatattttaataaatgacTCGATCCGTATTGGCTCCGAAAGAACCCGGCTTTCCACCTCTCATATCAATTATTCGGTTCTATTTTGGACTTCACGTGCATGTTCGGATCGTTGGATCCTACTTGAATGCGGTTTTTATGTTAGGATCGAATTCTCCCTCCCATGGTTGGTATGTGGATTTTTGGATCCTCTGCTGTGACTGCAAACACAGCATCTCTGTTGTGCtctttttacacgagatgatcaaCTGATTATCTCGTTTCGTCtgacaatttttaaaatttatctgACACTGTGAGAGGTCCATCAGATGATCAATTGACCATCTCATATAAAAAGTGCACAGCATAAAATTCTGGGTTTCAACTACAGCAGATGATCTAGATCCATATATTTATCCCAAGAATGATTGTTAAGACAGATCGAAcagttgtttatatgaaaaatcAATTAGGCATATCGATCacttgattatttattaatgtaaatattagttTGGGGAGAGGGGAAATGTGCCATTTTATCTTTAATACAATGCACCGATAATATTTTTCACATGCCTAGGGAATCCTTTTCTGAACTCCAGAGagacttttaatatttttttgtttatagaATATATAAAGTGATTGGTTTAAAAATGTTATATTGGATGAGAATCTGAATGCTTCATGTCTTCCCTTCTGTTTGGGGTTTTGTACTTGGACGGTTAGACTGCTTTCAAAACTGACACTCTGCctctaaattattatttttatctgaTTACTAAAAATTTTCTATATTTACTTTACAATTTTTGgatgataaaaaataattgCATTCAAAATAAATTGCAATCTCtaatatataatatgattataattataattatattatcacACCAAAAAACTCTGTAACCTAAACTAGTCACACGTTCAAATGAAATATTTCGGCTTAAATCAAACCAGAATAGCACAAAAAATAACCCTATTCGGGTAGAAGATAAAAAGACTATTTTCCACcaataaatatcaataatatataTTCTATACTTTTGTTTGATAAGTTGCTTCACTAACCATATCCACATTTGTGTCTGACTGCTGAGATGATATTTACCTAATGAATGcacaattttaatatattttatgacATCAAATAGACGATCGTTACCTCAGCGATAAACACAAAGATAAGTACGGTCGGTGAACATTACATATATATCTTatacacatacatacatacacataCATACACATACACATAATTCAGTACTGAAAGATCAAAATCGTTAAGCTTCTATTTAGATTCCTGTTCTATAaattgtcattgccaatttttattttttgttaaaacttataatattttatataatataaatagaaAATTCCCTACCCTGAGAAACAATAGGAAATTTTTCTCCGCATAACTTGTGGTCCTACATATACaatatttcaatttattttatttacagtATAATACAAATTCTTTTGTATTCGTTCGACAATAttatagattttttaaaattatttttataatttggaAGCTTGATATATATTTCTTAAAATATAGCCCTTTTTCTTTATTACAAATTGAAGTAGAATTATCCTCGAACAGTGCACACCGAACTACGtacaatattattattaaattaaacagAACAAATACAAAAGAAACGTCACACATTAACTAATGCCAGTTGCTCAAATTAAACGCTAACCCTCGTATTCTTACGCTGAGTTGAGGCATCCTCAGCCCCATTAATCACCGAGTTATGCACAGATTTGTCAAACTTCTCGCCATCTCCCCACAGCGCATACGCTTCCTCCCCATGCACCACTTCGTCCCCGCCGTTGAGCTCTTCTTCGGACATCCTCAGTGGCACCGCAAGCCCGATCAACAGACAAATCAAACTGGTGACCACAACATTTACTCCTATGATGAACACAATTCCAAGAACCTGAACCCCCATCTGCCTGAATCCCGCGCCAACTCTGCCGTTATTGAACCCGTACGCTAGGCCGATGTACCTTTCCCAAGTCGGGATCATGTAGAAAAGCCTGCACAGCTTTGGGTTGGCGAAAAATCCGGTGAGCAAGCCGCCTAGCGTCCCTGCAACAGCGTGCGTGTGGAACACGGCCATCGTGTCGTCCACTTGTTTTAGGAGCCATATCTTTTTGTGGAGAACCATCATAGTGAACCAAGGGATGGAACCGGAGAGGATGCCCATTATAATGGCGGCCCAGCCTTGCACGACCCCGGCGGCTGGGGTGATGCAGACTAGGCCGGTGATCATACCCTGTGTGGCGCCGATGACGGAGGGTTTTTCGAAGAAAAGGATGTCGAGTAGGAGCCAAGTAAGCAGGCTTGTTGCTGCGCATATATGAGTGTTCAGTACGGCGAGTGATGCGTCGACGCTGGCCATGTAAGGGTCTCCGCCGTTGAAGCCCGTCCATCCCATCCATAGCAGGCCGGCTCCGGCAAGCATCAGAAGGATGTTGTTTGGTGGGAACCTCTCCCGGTCCCTCTGTGCCCGAGGTCCTACCTGAATTATTTGGGAAAAGAACTTACTATTATTCGCGTTGAAAGAAGAATTTCCCAATTTGGATTATCATatctattaaaaataatatttgttcCCTAAACATATTATTACATGTAAAATAATAACTCCGAAGGTTAAATCAGTTATTTATTATGGACAAAAATAACTTCTTACAGTTTAGCTTGAGAAAATGAGATAACAAACAATCCCAATTTGGATTATCATatctattaaaaataatatttgttcCCTAAACTTCGGTGAACTTTGTATGTCtaaaaaacttatttttaaaaatgatttcagAGGTAATATTGATATTTGGATCAGTTGCATATGCAGCTTTGGAATAATATTAAGTATTAGTGACGGTGACTACCCAGTAAGCTGCGGTGAAACCGGCAACACCGGAAGACAAGTGAATGACGAAGCCGCCGGAGTAATCGATAAGCCCCCTCTTGCTCAACCATCCATTCGGACACCAGATACTGAATGCACCGACCGTGTAAGAAAACGTGAGCCACAAAGGCACAAACAACATCCATGCAATAAAATTCATCCTCCCAAGCAAAGCGCCGCCGATCAATATCAAAGTGATCGCAGCAAAAACAAACTGGAAATACACCATCGTGGCGTTCGCGAACTTGTAAGTCGCAAACGCCTGTTTCAACAGAACATGCTGATCCAATGCATCATCGATCTTCCCAAGAAAAGGCAAAAACGAGTTTCCAAATGATAACTGATACCCCCATCCAACCCAGCAAACCAGAACTGCTGCAAAGGCGTAAAGCGCCATGAAAGCAGAGTTTACGGCCCATTTCTTTTTGACGATGCTTCCGTATAGTATCACGAGCCCTGGAATGCTTTGCAGGCCCACCATCGTGGCCGCTGTCATCTGCCATGCGTTGTCTCCTTTGTTCATCCAGTCGGGGTTCGCGTCATCAGGCTGGAGATTTGGTGGTAGCCAGGCATACTTAGGATCCATCTTTCCACTCCCGGAATTCAGAAAAGTGTTTGATTAACTACCCTTAATGAAAGCAATGTAATGGAAGCTATAAATAAAGATGACCCGACACTATAGTAATTATTGTGTTCTTGTTGCATGCCTGGAAATAGGATCATTCAGTTTGTACCGAAAACCCTTTTTGTTTTTTAAGGTTTAAGACAACAAAAGCATCGTTGATCCAGGGTAAATGAGTGATTTCACAAGTAGATTCACAGGGAAACAGGTTTGTAGGTATTTGAGTGGACGGAGAACCCAAATATGAAATTGAAACATGATGAATTGAAGCCGTGAAAATCTTGAGAATATAGGACAGGTTGTCTAGATAATTTCTTGTGCATCGAGGATTCCAATGAatgaaatacattttttttttcgtttttctATGGTCTGAGAAATCTAATGATCATTCTTTTGTcacatatatattaataattacaTATAAACGAATTATAAGTACTTTAATTAGCGAGTGATTGCAACAATTTGTGAAAAAGTAAGAAAAATCAGAAATGTgcagtatttttttaaaaagtgtaAATTGTTTGATAAAAATTCCTTATAATACTAGATTGTTACGAGAATCATTTCTGTAGAAGTAAAATTAACATAGCGTCAACTTCtgaatttttcatttaaattaagTAGAAAATTGCGAAATATTTAGGTTTACAGACATACAA
It contains:
- the LOC142537221 gene encoding ammonium transporter 2 member 5-like, coding for MDPKYAWLPPNLQPDDANPDWMNKGDNAWQMTAATMVGLQSIPGLVILYGSIVKKKWAVNSAFMALYAFAAVLVCWVGWGYQLSFGNSFLPFLGKIDDALDQHVLLKQAFATYKFANATMVYFQFVFAAITLILIGGALLGRMNFIAWMLFVPLWLTFSYTVGAFSIWCPNGWLSKRGLIDYSGGFVIHLSSGVAGFTAAYWVGPRAQRDRERFPPNNILLMLAGAGLLWMGWTGFNGGDPYMASVDASLAVLNTHICAATSLLTWLLLDILFFEKPSVIGATQGMITGLVCITPAAGVVQGWAAIIMGILSGSIPWFTMMVLHKKIWLLKQVDDTMAVFHTHAVAGTLGGLLTGFFANPKLCRLFYMIPTWERYIGLAYGFNNGRVGAGFRQMGVQVLGIVFIIGVNVVVTSLICLLIGLAVPLRMSEEELNGGDEVVHGEEAYALWGDGEKFDKSVHNSVINGAEDASTQRKNTRVSV